In Pseudohongiella acticola, the sequence TTGTAATATAACGTGGCGTTTTGATCGCACTTCCCCCTTTTACCGCTTATTTGCTTTACCATGGTTTGGTCTTCTCGGCGCTACGTGGCGGTGTTCTTTAGTTTTGTGACTGCCAAGAAAGCCCCATTCAGGCTGGAGAGACAATCTAAACCTATGATTTTCCGACTGTCAGTGTTTTTTGCTGACGCAATCGCCGGACCAACAGGAGGGAAAGATTGTGAAGACCGACATGCAGACTTTTTGCCAGGAGTTCTCCCAAAAGCTCGAACCTTTCGCGGACGAACTGAGGCAGGCGCTAAACGAGCTGCCGCCGCGCGAAAAACTGAATCAGATTGATACGACAGTGCTGCAGCTTCAGGAAGTGCAGCAACGCCTGTCTACGCTGAGAGAGAAAGTCAGCGACCAAAGCACCTTCCTGCTTATCTTCGGTCCGCTGAAAAGTGGAAAATCTACGCTGATGAATGCCCTGAGTGGCGCCTATGTCAGCGAAGTTTCCAGCCTTCCTGCCTATCCGGCATTGGTCTATGTCAAAAATGGCGATCAACACCGTTTTCAGGCCACTGACTATCTGGGGGAGCGACGCGAATTTGCTGACAATGTTGCCTTGGCTGAGGCAATACAGACAGACCACTCACTGTTAGCCGATGCCATAGTTGCTGCGGAGAATACCAGCGCAAGCTTCGACCCCCAGCAGCATTATCCGCAAGCTATCAGGCGAATGGACATAGAAATACCCGCCGCCCACCTCGCCGACTCCGGCTCTGTTCTGGTCGACACGCCAGGCCTTTACAGTCGAATGAAGTTCGGTTACGACCAAATGACGCGGGACTTTCGTGATACCGCTGCCTGCGCCATCTTTGTGGTTAAAACCGATAATCTGTTCTTTGAAAAAGTGTTCGAAGAATTTGAAGAGTTGTTGAGCTGTTTCAGTCGCATATTTCTTGTCGCCAATATTGATTCGTCAAAGCAGGATCTGCGCCCGGACGGCACGCTTGAGCCCAGTCTGGAGAGCAGTGATCCGAATAAAATCATCGAGTCATTCCGATCCCTGTCCATGAGTGCGACCTTGAGTGGCGCCATTGATGAAGGCCGCCTGAAAATCTACCCGGTCGACCTGCAAAAAGCGGCGACCAGAACGCTACGTGAGGCTGCCGGCGAGGCTTCACTGGTGGCAGTGAATGACAGCGAAGCAAATGAGGATCGGGATGATGGTTTTGACGAGTTTGTTGATGACCTTACCGGTTACCTGAACAGCAGTGACTATCTGCACGACTTCAAGTACGACAGCTTGCGACTGGCACAGGACCTGACCGCCGAAACCTGCGATCTGGTTTCGGACGACGCGTCGGCTGCATTGAGCCGGGAAAGCGAACGGATTCGCGAAGAACTTGAACGCGACCGTACTCGGCTCAATGCCTTGCAGACACTGGAACGACAGAGCTGGGATCTTGCCTTCAACACCCTGTCGGCGTCCAGAAACAGAATGCCTGAAGATCTAACCGAACAGAGTGACGGGCAACTCGAGCAATCCTGCCAGCAACAAATCACTGCCTGGATGGAAAGCGATGAAAGCTGGAACCAGTTGCTGGCGCGCCTTAACCCCGAGCTTGAGCAAGAGGGCAGGCGACGTTCCGGGCTGGTACTCGATCATATCCGCGCACAGCTACAGGGTGGGTACGCGGGTGCAGAGTTCTCCGACACACAGCTGTCCGCTTTCCGTGACGCCGGCCTGCAGGTAGAACAATCGTTGGCAGGATGTCTGCAGTCACTGGGCGACTCAACTCAGGTTGTGACCCCAACGTTGGAGTTAGCCACCGAAGACATACCTGTGAAGCGCACATTGGGCGACTACCTGTTATTGCGCAGTCGTAAACGGGTACGGCAGGGTATTTTCGGCGAAGACGGCAATCGTAGTGTTGAGGCTGCCGTCAAGCAGAAGCGTCTGGGCGATGCCAGCCTGGAGAAGTTGCATATCATTGTGCGCGATACGGTTGGCCGGGAGATGCCCGAGCTGCAAGCGCAGTATGCTGATGCGCTGGTGGAGGCTCATATCGTCAGATGCAGCGAGGCAGTTCACCAAAGCATCACACAAATCAGCGAAGGCGTGCAGGATTCAATCGCGCCACGGGAATCAATGTTGCGGCTTTGTCAGCAAGCGCAGGATGTATTTAAGCGCATTGAGCAAAGCAGCGAACGTTTCAGTGCCGACCTTAACGAACTTCAGCGTCAGTTTGATCTGAAGAAACCTGAATCGGCTGACGATCACGAGGATGTGCTTGCAGAGGCGTATCCTCAGTAGAGTCAATCGTCAAACGCTGGTGAGCCGGAAGGCCGCCAGCGAAGTTCAATCCCTGTGCCCGCCAGAGCGTCAGATCTGCAGTGCTTAGTATGACGCTTGCGTCATTCTCAACAGTTCTGTTCTGTGCCATTGCAAGCTCCTGAGTGCCCGTGGGCAATAACTGTTTTTGCCGTGACAGGTGTCGGTGGGATAGAATAATGAGTATGCAAAAACACAACGAGATAAGGCAAACAATAAATGCAATTGGCAGCGCGTTCTCCGAGCTGGATTTCGACGCCTGGCTGTCACATTTTTGTACGCCACGCACAGTAATATCGCAAGGTACTGTGTTCTCGTCTTCCTCAATTGAAGACACCCGAGAGTTCATGGGGCCGGTCTTCGACAGTCTTCGGCAACGCGGTTTCAGCCATACCCGGCTGGATACCTGTCATGTCAAGTTGCTAGGCGATACCACGGCCATGGTAAGTACCGTCTGGACCCGATTTGGCCACGACGATACGGTTATTGAAACGCTGGGCGCTACTTATTTGCTGGTGTCCATAAACGCAAGCTGGAAAGTCGCCGTGGTGACGTCGCACAGGGCTGATGTGCTCGCGATTGAGGCGGAAGGTTGATTGTCTGCAAGTGCACCGGGAGTTTGAGTCATGTCGATTTTTGAATGGGTTGTCGCCGCAATTCAGCTGGGTTTGCCGATGGCGGTCATGAGCTGGCTTATGTTCAACTGGCTTTACGGTGCCGGGCAGTTGCCGCGCGATGCGG encodes:
- a CDS encoding dynamin family protein produces the protein MKTDMQTFCQEFSQKLEPFADELRQALNELPPREKLNQIDTTVLQLQEVQQRLSTLREKVSDQSTFLLIFGPLKSGKSTLMNALSGAYVSEVSSLPAYPALVYVKNGDQHRFQATDYLGERREFADNVALAEAIQTDHSLLADAIVAAENTSASFDPQQHYPQAIRRMDIEIPAAHLADSGSVLVDTPGLYSRMKFGYDQMTRDFRDTAACAIFVVKTDNLFFEKVFEEFEELLSCFSRIFLVANIDSSKQDLRPDGTLEPSLESSDPNKIIESFRSLSMSATLSGAIDEGRLKIYPVDLQKAATRTLREAAGEASLVAVNDSEANEDRDDGFDEFVDDLTGYLNSSDYLHDFKYDSLRLAQDLTAETCDLVSDDASAALSRESERIREELERDRTRLNALQTLERQSWDLAFNTLSASRNRMPEDLTEQSDGQLEQSCQQQITAWMESDESWNQLLARLNPELEQEGRRRSGLVLDHIRAQLQGGYAGAEFSDTQLSAFRDAGLQVEQSLAGCLQSLGDSTQVVTPTLELATEDIPVKRTLGDYLLLRSRKRVRQGIFGEDGNRSVEAAVKQKRLGDASLEKLHIIVRDTVGREMPELQAQYADALVEAHIVRCSEAVHQSITQISEGVQDSIAPRESMLRLCQQAQDVFKRIEQSSERFSADLNELQRQFDLKKPESADDHEDVLAEAYPQ
- a CDS encoding DUF6841 family protein, giving the protein MSMQKHNEIRQTINAIGSAFSELDFDAWLSHFCTPRTVISQGTVFSSSSIEDTREFMGPVFDSLRQRGFSHTRLDTCHVKLLGDTTAMVSTVWTRFGHDDTVIETLGATYLLVSINASWKVAVVTSHRADVLAIEAEG